From a single Rosa rugosa chromosome 7, drRosRugo1.1, whole genome shotgun sequence genomic region:
- the LOC133723214 gene encoding uncharacterized protein LOC133723214 — MSTVSDKTKELFEKLERAKQRAELTFSDRPLLERRDSQDSNYSGYNSSTRSTEEINKPDHSEEGEEQVFEEEEEEVTEEDVANTEEEEEEEHARVEQVQAPMAETIRQLSNPTGGGAAPLCIAYPEPGEGLNDDFELKSGFLHHLPKFHGMSSEDTNKHLKEFEFVCGSMCPKGADINILKMKAFPFTLEDKAKTWLFELPAGTINTWDRMKGEFLTKYFPASKVTVLRKQISGITQGHEENFCNYWDRFKSLVASCPNHGMSEGSLLTYFYEGLTANERGLLDAAAGGSFMDKTPADARELLTNRALNYQQYEGVLSTQRRVHEVSTNSALEDKVNKMSTLLSQVLNGNGGGAMAQVCGMCSTQGHPTDKCT, encoded by the coding sequence atgtccactgtctctgataagactaaggagctctttgagaaattggaacgtgctaagcaaagggcagaactcactttttcagaccgccctcttctagaaaggagggattctcaggactctaactattcaggttataactcctcaactagatcaaccgaggagatcaacaaacctgaccattctgaagaaggagaagaacaagtctttgaagaggaggaagaggaggtcactgaagaggacgttgcgaatacagaagaggaagaagaggaagagcacgcccgtgttgagcaagtacaagcaccaatggctgagactattaggcaactgtctaatcctacaggtgggggtgctgcgcccttatgcattgcctatccagaaccaggagaggggcttaatgatgattttgagttaaagagtgggtttctgcatcacctacccaagtttcatgggatgagtagtgaagacaccaataagcatctcaaggagttcgagtttgtctgtgggagtatgtgccctaaaggagctgatatcaatatcttgaagatgaaggcattcccctttactttggaggacaaggccaagacttggctatttgagctgcctgctgggactatcaacacttgggataggatgaagggcgagttccttacgaagtactttcctgcctcaaaggtcactgttttgaggaagcagattagtggaatcacgcaaggacatgaggagaatttctgcaattattgggacaggtttaagagccttgtagcatcatgccctaaccatgggatgagtgaggggtccctccttacctatttttatgaaggactcaccgctaatgagcgtggtctgttagatgctgctgctggagggtcctttatggataagacacctgctgatgcaagggagctacttactaatcgtgcactaaactatcagcaatatgagggggtgctttccactcaacggagggtacatgaggtgtccactaactctgctcttgaagacaaggtcaacaagatgtctactctgctgtctcaagtcttaaacggtaatggaggaggagcaatggctcAAGTGTGTGGGATGTGCTCGACTCAAGGGCACCCCACTGATAAATGTACCTAG